TCATACACCTTACGGATTCTGTAATTTAGAACCAACAACCATCAAACAGCTTGACGTCTATCGCTGGAGCTTAGAAAGACACATCCACCATCTGCCCAAGCCACCACAGCAAGGTTATGCACATTTTGCCCGTGAGTGGATGCAGTCACCAGATTTCACCCTCTCCGGCAATCGCCTATGGTGGATTAGTCATGCCACATTGCTCATACGCCTAAATCAATGCATGATTATTACCGACCCTGTATTCTCGCAACGGGTATCGCCTGTATCTTTTGCCGGACCAAAACGCCGTACACAGCCAGCTGCAAGCATTGCTGAGCTACCTCATATAGATGTCATTGCCATTTCTCACAACCATTACGACCACTTAGACACAGCCAGTATTCGTAAACTGGCCGCACGTTTTCCCAATATCAATGCAGTCGTCCCCTTAGGACTAAAACGAAAACTACAGCAATTGGGCATTAACAACATAACAGAACTAGACTGGTGGGAACAAACAAACATTCATAATATCCGCTTTCATGCCGTACCGGCACATCACTGGAGCCAGCGCAGCCTGTTAGACCGCAATCACACTTTATGGTGTGGCTGGATGATGCAAACACCTGAAGGCAGCAATACTTATTTCAGTGGGGACACCGGTTTCAGTGAAATCATGTTCCGCCAGATTGCCGAGCACTTTACCTCCACAGACATGGCAGCTATCCAGATCGGAGCCTATGCACCTCGCTGGTTTATGCATAATCAGCACATTGATCCCGAACAAGCTGTAACCATATTTAATATTCTGCGTTGCCGTCAGGCCATAGGCATGCACTGGGGCGCTTTCGAACTGGCCGATGAACCGCTGGATGAACCACCCCAACTACTGGCCGCAGCCAGAGTTCGGCATGGAGTATTACCCGAATGTTTTGAAAGCATCAAAATGGGGGACAGCCGCCCGATCACCTCTTCCTAACCCCCAATAACAGAAACCGTTTCATGCTTCTGAAAAATTTCACTGGCCACAGCAAATAAAACACTAAAACTAAGTTTCGGATAATATAAAAAAATCAACCCCATTCTTCCGAATGGGGTTGATTTTATCTTATATGTGATTGCGCAAATCAGCCATCATCCGGTTAAATTCTTCCCGATAGGCCGGCGCTACATACGGACGAAGCAAAGTCAACGTCTGATGAGTACCGCGGTATTTAGAGTCCTCAGTTAGCTTACGTTCATACAGCGCACTGTCATAATCACACCAATATTTTGTAATTAGCCAGATATTTACAGCCATTTCCTTACGAGCAATTTCATCCGTCTGAATAAAGCCGGTATCTGTCAGCTGCTGCAACAAATTTTGCAGCAGCGGTGACACCCTTACACGGGTAAAATTATTGTGCTCACCCAGAAGCTCAGCACTTCGCGACAGCATTGCATTCAAATCACTAAATAAAAAACGGTATCGCCACATTACATCATACACACCAAACATATAATTCTTAATGGCATTCGTATCCTGCGGCGTCTCCACCTGCTGCAGATAGCACAGCAATTCCTCACTATAGCGCTTAAAAAGCTGCATAATGATTTCATCTTTATTGCGAAAATGATAATACAAATTGCCCGGGCTAATGCCCAAATAAGAAGCAATATGATTCGTACTGATGTTGCGTTCACCCTCCTCATTAAACAGCTTCAGACTAGCATCAATAATACGATTATAAGTATTAGGGCGTGATTCTTTCACCATATTCATTTCTTTCAGATTATGCTGTCTCTTACCGCACAAATCATACTAACGGCATTTTTATCAGACTACTGGTCGCCGTTACTGAGGCTGCCATATGGGCTCAGGCTCCAGCCGCACCTGAAAACGCTGTGCCACACAATTCTGCACATATTCAGACAGCGCTACCACATCAGCGGCAGAGGCATGATCTTTATTTACCAGAACCAGCGCCTGCCGCTCATGTACCGCAGCACCACCCAACTGAAATCCTTTCAGGCCACACTGGTCTATCAGCCAGCCAGCTGCCAGTTTCACTTGTCCGTCCGGCTGCGGGTAATGCGGTAGAGACGGATATTGCTTCAAAAGGCTAGAAGCCAGTGTAGCTGGCACAACTGGATTTTTAAAGAAACTGCCGGCACTCCCAAGCACCTGCGGGTCAGGCAGCTTTTGCTTGCGGATATGGCACACAGCCTGTGCCACTATACTGGC
This portion of the Snodgrassella alvi genome encodes:
- a CDS encoding MBL fold metallo-hydrolase, with protein sequence MLFKRKNPYYNPNKPHHTPYGFCNLEPTTIKQLDVYRWSLERHIHHLPKPPQQGYAHFAREWMQSPDFTLSGNRLWWISHATLLIRLNQCMIITDPVFSQRVSPVSFAGPKRRTQPAASIAELPHIDVIAISHNHYDHLDTASIRKLAARFPNINAVVPLGLKRKLQQLGINNITELDWWEQTNIHNIRFHAVPAHHWSQRSLLDRNHTLWCGWMMQTPEGSNTYFSGDTGFSEIMFRQIAEHFTSTDMAAIQIGAYAPRWFMHNQHIDPEQAVTIFNILRCRQAIGMHWGAFELADEPLDEPPQLLAAARVRHGVLPECFESIKMGDSRPITSS
- a CDS encoding TetR/AcrR family transcriptional regulator, producing the protein MNMVKESRPNTYNRIIDASLKLFNEEGERNISTNHIASYLGISPGNLYYHFRNKDEIIMQLFKRYSEELLCYLQQVETPQDTNAIKNYMFGVYDVMWRYRFLFSDLNAMLSRSAELLGEHNNFTRVRVSPLLQNLLQQLTDTGFIQTDEIARKEMAVNIWLITKYWCDYDSALYERKLTEDSKYRGTHQTLTLLRPYVAPAYREEFNRMMADLRNHI